Within Saccharomonospora cyanea NA-134, the genomic segment CCCGTTGCCGAGGACCGGGCCCGCTGAGTCGATGCCCGCGTACGCAGCCTGCGGACACGGTCACAGGGAACGGAGGCCGTTCAGGATCCGCTCCATGAAGTCGTGGGAGTCCCGGTCGGCCAGGACGAAACCCGGGCGCTGGATCTCCACCGCCCGAGCCTCGGACAAGTCGTCCACCAGCACCTTCACCACGCCCAGCGGCAACCGGGCGAACGCCGCGATCTCGGCCACCGAGTGCACGTCGACGCACAGGTCGCAGATGAACCGCTGCTCCGGCGAGACCACACCCTCGTAGCGTCTGCCGCTGTCGGTGGTCACCACCAGCGCTTCCAGCGCGAGTTCCTTCGCGGGCCTGGTGCGCCCACCGGTGCGCGCGTACGGCCGCACCAGCGAACGGTGCGTGAAGTGCGGCGGCGCGGGTGCCACCCGTGGCCGCGGCGGAACGCCCGCCGGCTGGCGGGCGTTCCCCGCCAAACCGGCAGGCCCGCCCTGTCCCGACTGCTGACGTACCCGCTTGGCGAGCTGCGTGACACCGGAGACACTGCTCAGGTCGAACCTGCTGGGGTGGTCGAATCCTTCTCTGTCCGTGGGCTTGTTCAGCGCCTCCCACTCGTCCACGCCGCTACCCACGCACGCCGCCCGAAAGCTTCGCCCGCAGTTCAGGGGTGAGCTGCTGGCCGACCCGGTCGACGAGCAGTGTCATCTCGTAGGCCACCGTGCCGATGTCGGCGCCGGGCGACGCCAGCACGGCCAGGCACGATCCATCGCTGATCGACATGAGGAACAGGTACCCGTTCTCCATCTCGACCACGGTCTGGTTCACCGTGCCGCCGTCGAAGCACCGTGCGGCGCCGTGCGTCAGTGAAACGAGCCCGGAGGCCACTGCGGACAGCTGTTCGGCACGAGCCACGGGCAGGTCCTGCGAGTTCGCGAGCAGTAGCCCGTCGGCCGACACCACCACGGCGTGCGCCGCCCCCGGCACCCGACGCACGAAGTCGGTGATGAGCCAGCCGAAGCTGCCCTGGTGGGCTGATGCCGTCACTGTCCCTCCTAGCCTCCCGCACGCTGTAGCGGCAAGACTATTAGCCAGGTCAATCCTGTCGAGCCCGATTCGCCCGACCGCCACACTCAATCACGCCGGTGGCCCAACAAATCACCCAGCACGCAGCGCCGTGTCGTGGGCGATGGCGTGCTGGACGATGGAGATGAGCACCTGCTTGGCCGATTCCCGGTCCCGGGCGTCACAGGCCATGATCGGCACGGAGGGCGAGATGGTCAACGCGTGCCGGACATCCTCGATCTGGTGGTGCAGCAGCCGGTCGAAGCAGTTGATGGCCACGATGTACGGCAGCTTGCGGTTCTCGAAGAAGTCGATCGACGGGAAGGCGTCGGCGAGCCTTCTGGTGTCGACCAGCACCACGGCCCCGATGGCACCGTACGCGAGGTCGTCCCACATGAACCAGAAGCGATGCTGACCCGGTGTGCCGAAGATGTAGAGCACCAGGTCGGAGTCCAGCGTGATCCTGCCGAAGTCCATCGCGACTGTGGTGGTCATCTTGTTCGGCGTCTGCGACAGGTCGTCGACCGAGACGCTCGCTTCGGTCATGGATGCTTCGGTGGTCAGGGGGTCGATCTCCGACACCGCCCCCACGAGCGTTGTCTTACCGACACCGAAACCACCGGCGACCACGATCTTGGCCGACTGGGTCGGGCCTGACGTCGTCGGCACGGCAGCGGACGCGTCAAATTCTCCGAAGCCCACTGAGAACCCTTTCCATGAACTCGATACTGGGCCGGTCTCCCACCATGGAGGAGGACGCGGAGTGCACGAGCACTAGACCGAGACCGGCAACGTCACCAACGAGGATTCGCACGACACCGAGCGGCATTCTGAGCAGCGCGGCCACCTCGGCGACCGACCTGGTGTCGAGGCACAACCCGCAGATGGAGCGGTGTTCGGGCACCCGCACCTTCTCCAGCCGCCTGCCCCGCTCGCTGGTCGAGATGAGGGCCTCGATGGCCAGGTCGTAGTCCGGCTTCGTCCGGCCCCTGGTGCGGAAGTACGGGCGGACGAGGCCCGAAGACTCCTCCACCTCCTCCTCGGGCTCGACGTCGCGGCGGTGGCGGGGCGTCGGGGAGGGTGACACCTCGCCGGACATCGGACCCGGATCGTACCCACCCGTGTCGTAGGCGGAGCGCAGGTAGCCGTCATCACGCGACGACGGGCCCTCGGCGCTGGAGAACCCGCCGCCGCCCATTCCGTACAGTTCGGCACCGGGTCCGGACAGCAGTGAGGAGTGTCCGTAGTCGGAGAGGTCGAAGTCCGCCGGCCCGGGGGAGTCGAGGCCGCCGGAACGCAACCACTCCCCCGTGTCGAGGGGGTCGTCGACTCTCCGCGAAGGACGACGTCCACGGCTGCCACGGCCGCTGAACGCCACGTCCTCCGGCTCGCTCGGCCAACCCCCAGCCGCACGGTCTCTGTCGAGCCGTCGATCACCTCGTGAGTGCCCGGAATCCACGGCGGTCTCCTCAGTGTTTTGTCGCCGAACTGCGTTTTCTCACCGAACTGCGTTGTTGCGTTTCGAAAGCGTGTGCGTTTCGCGAGCGTCCGCTCAGCCGCTCGCCTACCGGCGCGAGCCCTGCAACTGGGCCCGCAGCTCCGGTGTCATCTGCTGTCCGACACGGTCCACCAGCAGCGTCATCTCGTAGACGACGAGGCCGATGTCACTGTCGGGAGCGCCGAGCACCGCGAGGCAGGAGCCGTCGGACACCGACATGAGGAACAGGAAGCCGTTCGCCATCTCGACGACGGTCTGCGCCACGGGGCCGCCCTCGAACACCTGCGCGGCACCGCGCGCGAGGCTCGTGAGTCCCGACGCCACGGCGGCGAGCTGGTCGGCCCTGTCCTTGGGCAGACCCCGCGAAGCCGCCAACAGCAGCCCGTCCGCGGAGACGACCACGGCGTGGGCCGCACCGGGCACCCGGTGCACAAAGTCGGTGATGAGCCAAGCGAAGCTGCCTTGCTGTCCGGAGTTGCCCTTTTTCGGCGCACCCGGATGCGCTGAACCCGCGCGTGTCAACTTCTACTCCTTCGCCCCGTTGTGACGGGTGTCGTTGCCCGTCTCGTCGAACTGCTCACTCTGGGCCGATGGCTCCTTGAGCGCGTGGCGACCGCTGGTGTAACCACGCTGGAAGCTCTTCATGCGGTTGCGCGCCGCCTCGGCCGACCTGGCGACGGCACTGCGTCCCGGTTCCCCGACGGTGGTGTCGGCGAACGCGTTCCCCCGGCTCGGGGAGACCGAGCCCGGCACCAAGTATGCGTTGGGCACGCGCTTGGGCAGACCGGCAGGCGTGATCTCCTCGTGCTTGTCCTCGAGCAGCGCGTGGGCGGCCTGCCAGCCGGTGTCGGACACACTGTGCCAGCCTGCGTCCTTCGCACTGCCCCTGGTGTCGTCGGTTCTCTCCTCGGCGTCTCCGTTCATCGCGACACCCGCCGTCGTGCCGGTGTCGGGGTCGGAAACCGAACCCGGCTCGGCACCCCACGCCTCGCCGTCGGTCTCGACGGCCGTGTCCGGCTCGAGCGGTTCCTCCTCGCTGAACCACCGCGACAGCACTGACTGGTAGATCGGCAGTCTCCTGGTGGGTACATCGTCCTCCAGTGCGCTTCCGTCGCCGCCGACCGACGGAGCGCGGGACTCCGAGTCCTCCCTCGGCACGTAGCGCGTTTCCTCGTTCGGCGACGCCTCGGTGACATGGCCGTCGTTCTCGTCGCCGTCCGGCGACTCGACCGGCCACTGCGGCTCCTCGGAACCGGTGGGCGGGGCCGGCTGCGCGATCTCGGTCGCGGGTTCCGGCTCGGGCTCCGGCGCGGCCGGGCTGACGAACGGTCCCGCCGCCTTGCCGACG encodes:
- a CDS encoding roadblock/LC7 domain-containing protein, encoding MTASAHQGSFGWLITDFVRRVPGAAHAVVVSADGLLLANSQDLPVARAEQLSAVASGLVSLTHGAARCFDGGTVNQTVVEMENGYLFLMSISDGSCLAVLASPGADIGTVAYEMTLLVDRVGQQLTPELRAKLSGGVRG
- a CDS encoding DUF742 domain-containing protein gives rise to the protein MGSGVDEWEALNKPTDREGFDHPSRFDLSSVSGVTQLAKRVRQQSGQGGPAGLAGNARQPAGVPPRPRVAPAPPHFTHRSLVRPYARTGGRTRPAKELALEALVVTTDSGRRYEGVVSPEQRFICDLCVDVHSVAEIAAFARLPLGVVKVLVDDLSEARAVEIQRPGFVLADRDSHDFMERILNGLRSL
- a CDS encoding DUF742 domain-containing protein, whose protein sequence is MDSGHSRGDRRLDRDRAAGGWPSEPEDVAFSGRGSRGRRPSRRVDDPLDTGEWLRSGGLDSPGPADFDLSDYGHSSLLSGPGAELYGMGGGGFSSAEGPSSRDDGYLRSAYDTGGYDPGPMSGEVSPSPTPRHRRDVEPEEEVEESSGLVRPYFRTRGRTKPDYDLAIEALISTSERGRRLEKVRVPEHRSICGLCLDTRSVAEVAALLRMPLGVVRILVGDVAGLGLVLVHSASSSMVGDRPSIEFMERVLSGLRRI
- a CDS encoding GTP-binding protein — its product is MGFGEFDASAAVPTTSGPTQSAKIVVAGGFGVGKTTLVGAVSEIDPLTTEASMTEASVSVDDLSQTPNKMTTTVAMDFGRITLDSDLVLYIFGTPGQHRFWFMWDDLAYGAIGAVVLVDTRRLADAFPSIDFFENRKLPYIVAINCFDRLLHHQIEDVRHALTISPSVPIMACDARDRESAKQVLISIVQHAIAHDTALRAG
- a CDS encoding roadblock/LC7 domain-containing protein, which produces MTRAGSAHPGAPKKGNSGQQGSFAWLITDFVHRVPGAAHAVVVSADGLLLAASRGLPKDRADQLAAVASGLTSLARGAAQVFEGGPVAQTVVEMANGFLFLMSVSDGSCLAVLGAPDSDIGLVVYEMTLLVDRVGQQMTPELRAQLQGSRR